From the genome of Litoribrevibacter albus:
TCAACAGCGTATTCTTAATGATCCCGAGCCTGATAGAGAGTTTGATGACATTATGATCGACGATGGTCGGTTTTGCTTTACCCTGAATGGCCTTCATCGTTTGGTTCAAACGGTCTATCCCATCGACTATTACGCTTTTCAACAGCGTTTATACGCCAGCAATCTCAATGAACGACTCGCAGAGATGGGGTTGTCTGTGGTTATGCATCAATCCACCGGGAAAGTCGCCAGTAATTGGTATCGATTAGAAGAGCTTTAGTGTCTCCCGTCGCGTCTAGCTTTCACTCGTCATATACATTACTATGCTTGCTGTTCAGGTGCCTGATGTGTCCATCATGTTTAATCGATTGATGCAGAAGGATAATCGGGAAGTATGGTAAGTACAGAGAGAACATTGCAGTACTGACTCCATCGCTGCCCCCGCAACGGTAAAAGAGTTGTTTAGCTAACCACTGGTTTGATCAAAACCGGGAAGGGATAAACAGGTAAAGTTCGAATTTTTGAACTACTCTTAGAGCCCGGAGACCGGCCTGACAAGTCCTTATAATAACCATTGCACGGTGGGTGCAGGAGAAGAAAATGACCACTCAAGTTTCAAGTGCTCAGCACGCGAAAACACACGTTAAAGTTTCATCATTAGCACAGACTGCCGCTGCCATTATTTTTGGTGCCGTGGTTGTATTCGCGGTAGGTTTCTTACCAATGGATGCAGCGCACAACGCAGCGCACGATACTCGTCACGCGATGGCCTTTCCTTGCCATTAAAAGTTTGCCACTAGTGACTTTCTAGTTGGTGCTTTGCCTATTCGTACTTTGTTTACTAGTGCTTGGTCTATTAGAACTTGGTCTATTAGAACTTGGTCTATTAGAACTTTGTTTATTAGAGCCTAGCCTATTACATATGTGCGGTTAGTTCATCGCCACTGATTTTCCACAGTCTAAAAACTCGCAGTTGAATGAACCTGATCCGGTCGGATTGGGCTTTTGTGCGTTCTAAATACTCGTTATGGAAGAGCTTTAACCTATGTTATTTCGTCGAATCATATTAAATGCCTTGCTGGTCGGCATCGTTGCCAGTTTTGTATTCAGTCTCCTTCAAGTTTATGTTGTTAATCCTATTATCTTCGCTTCTGAAACCTATGAAGTGGCTGAAGAACCTGCCCCTGTGGCTGACCATCATCATGGTGAGGAAGCCGGTCATGCCCATTCTCATGATGAAGAAGCCTGGGCTCCGGAAGATGGCATTGAGCGAACAGCCTACACCATGTCAGCCAATATCTTTGCGGGCATCGGTTACGCGGCAATCTTACTGGCTGTCATGAGTCAGTTGTCTTTGCAGGGTCTTACTCGTGTGAATCTTTTGAAAGGGATTGCTTGGGGGATTGGTGGTTTCATCGTGTTCTTCGGTGCGCCGGCCATTGGTATTCCGCCTGAAATTCCTGGTATTGAGGCGGCTCCGGTTGAGCACCGACAAGCATGGTGGATGCTAACCGCAGCTGCAGTAGCCATTGGGTTATTGGTATTGGTCTATGCACCGTTGAAGTTCAAAGCACTGGGTGTGGTTGCGATCAGCTTACCCTATCTTGTTTCTGCTCCACATCCTGACGGCCCGGCGTTTTCTCATCCTGATCCGGCAGCGATTGTTGCGTTAACGGATCTACATCAACAATTTATTGTTACTACCTCAGTTTCGAACTTGCTGTTTTGGTTGGTGATGGGTGTAATGAGTGCTTGGGTATTGAACCGTTGGGTGCTGACACCAAACGTACTGAAAGGCCTAGGTCAGGATGAAACCGCAAACGCTTAAGTTTCCTTTTACCGCAGTATCAGGGCAGGCTTCTTTCAAGCTTGCTTTGATTCTTGCTGCGATCAACCCCGCTCTTGGCGGGGTGTTAATTAGTGGCCCTCGTGGGTCTGCTAAATCTACGTTAGCTCGTGGGCTGGCGGATGTTATGCCAGCGTCGGCAAATAAACCTCATGAATTTGTTACGCTTCCGCTGGGTGCCAGTGAAGAAATGCTTGTGGGCACGTTAGATCTACAGAAGGTCTTGGCCGACCAATCGGTGTCGTTTCAGCCAGGTTTATTAGCCAAAGCCGATGGCGGTGTCTTGTATGTGGATGAAGTAAATCTTCTGTCAGATAACCTTGTGGATTTGCTGCTCGATGTCTCGGCCAGTGGTGTTAATGTGGTAGAGCGCGATGGTGTCAGCCACAGTCATTCCGCCGAGTTTATTTTGTTGGGTACGATGAACCCGGATGAGGGGGAATTGCGTCCTCAACTACTGGATCGTTTTGGTTTGTCCGTTGAGTTATCCAATCAATACAGTGTGGAAGAACGTGTCGAGATTGTGCGTTTACGTGAAGCCTTTGATCGAAACCCTGAGGTGTTTGTTCAGGACTACCAAAAAGCGCAAGCCACATTAACCGAGAGCATTCAAACCGCCAGAACTCTACTGAATCAGGTGCAATGTGCTGATGAGTTACGCATTTTGATCGCTGAGAAATGCGTTGAGGCACATGTGGATGGTATGCGTGGTGACATTGTTTGGTATCGTGCCGCTGTGGCGCATGCAGCATGGCATCGGCGAGATCAGGTAACGGAAGAGGATATTCTGGCCGTTGAAGAGTTGGTGTTGGCGCATCGTCGTCAGAACAGTAGCAATTCATCGAATCCACCACATTTTCCGAACTCTAATTCACAAAGACCAGAGTCTTCTGATACGCCTTCAAGAACGCCATTTTCGCGGCCTCAGGAATCAAAGAATCAACAAACCAAAGAGGGTTCCGAAGGGGATTGGGGCAGTATGTCTTCCACGGCTCAAGAACAACAGACTGTGGAAGCTTCCTGGCAACTCAATCCCTTGAATAAGAAAGCAGAGAAACGTTCTGCGAAACAATCATCTTTGGGAAAGCCTCAAACCCTTAGTTCCGGTCGTCAGAAAGGCATCGGGAGTAAGGGTGTGTATGCCTCGAAAACAGACGATAGCAAAGTTCATTGGTTCGGTTCTATGGTTAAGAACGCAGGCCAGATACCGCTGAAAGAACTGGTATTTCGAAAGAAACGAGAAAGTCAGCCCGTGTTGCATTTGGTGTTGTTGGATACGTCGGCGTCGATTCTCCAACATCAGAACTTTGCCAAGGCCAAATCTTTGGTCAGTGCCATTGCCAATCAAGCCTATCTGGCTCGTGAACAAATGACCTTAATGGGCTTTGGTAATCAAAAAGTAGAGACGTTACTGCCGAAGAAGCGTGCGCCAAAGTCACTCATTACCTTGTTGAATACTATTCCAGCAGCAGGAGGTACGCCGCTGCGAGAGATGCTTCAACAAGCCAAAGCTTTCCAGCAGCAACAAGTGACACAAATACCGAATTTACTCATAAAGACGTACCTCATTACCGACGGTCGAACCAGCCAAGCTTTTGATGATTTGGATTTACTTGGGCAGGTTACGGTTGTTGATACTGAAGACAGTCAGGTCAAACGTGGCAAAGCACTTCACATTGCCCAATCCTTGGTTGCGGAGTATTTCAAATTAACGGATCTTTCGTTGCCTGAATTCACTTCACCGTCTTCTCACACTTTAAAGGTCTAGGATCATGTCTCAAGAAAACACGCAAACTACTGAACAAGTGTCATCGACGGATCAGGAAAAACACCAAACACGCATGGCCTCCAAGAAAGCCGTGGTCGATGCGCGTATTGCCAAAGCTACCGAAGAGCGTGGCGTACTAATTTTGATGCGTGGTAACGGCAAAGGGAAGAGCAGCTCTGCGTTGGGTACTATGGCCCGATCTGCCGGACACGGTATGAAGTGCGCGGTTATTCAGTTTATTAAAGGCCGTCGTGAAACAGGCGAGTATAAATTCTTCAAAGATCATCCATTAGTGGATTGGCATGTAATGGGTCACGGCTTTACCTGGGAAACTCAAGACAAAACCCAGGACATCGAAGCCGCGAAAAAAGCCTGGGCATTGGCGGAAGAACTTCTGCAAGACGAAAGTTACGACATGCTGGTGTTTGATGAACTGAGCTACATGTTCAAGTACAAATACCTGGAAGTAGAACCTGCGGTGAAAGCTTTGCAGAATCGCCCTAAGCATCAGAATGTAATCATCACTGGTCGTACAATGGCGACGGGTCTTCAAGAAATTGCTGACACCATTTCAACCATTCAAGATGACAAACATGCCTTCCGTTTAGGTGTGAAAGCACAAGCCGGGATTGAGTTTTAAGCATGACAAATCTCATGAATATAGCGTTAGTTGCCGACCAACCTGAGACCGCATCTTGCCCAGCGCTGTTTTTAGCCGCACCTGCGTCAGGGCAGGGGAAAACCACGGTTTCAGCGGCCTTAGCGAGAATGTTGAAACGCCAAGGCAAAGTGGTTCGCGTCTTTAAAACCGGGCCGGATTACCTCGACCCGCAGATTCTTCATCAAGCGTCTGGTGAACCGGTTGAGCAGTTGGATATGTGGATGGCGGGTGAAGCCTACTGTCAGACTAAGTTGTTTGAAGCCGCTCGTGATGCTGATCTGATTTTGATTGAAGGCGCGATGGGGCTGTTCGATGGTGAGCCTTCCAGCGCCGATTTAGCAGCTCGCTTTGGTGTCCCTATTGCCTTGGTGATGGATGTCAAAGGCATGGCGCAAACTGCGGCTGCGGTAGCGACAGGCTTGGTGAATTTTCGGGATGATGTTCAGTTCGCCGGTTTAATTGCCAACAACTGTGGCTCGGAACGTCATCGCCAACTGATCGAAGATGCCTTGCCAGAGAACCTTCCGCTACTCGCGCATCTGGCACGTTCGGAAGACGTGGCCTTACCGGAGCGTCATCTGGGGTTGGTGCAAGCGTCTGAAGTAACCGACGAATTAGAAATACGTTTAAACAATGGTGCCGATTGGTTGGAACAGGCAGGCTTGGCTGATTTGTTAGCGCGTGTTCCGTCAGTAGATTTCCATATGGCAGAAATGTCTGATGTGCCTGAACTGTTAAAAGGCCAGCGCATCGCCATCGCCAAAGACGAAGCCTTCAGTTTTATCTACGATGCCAATTTACGTTTGCTGGAAGAGATGGGCGCGGAGTTAAGTTTCTTCTCCCCGATTCATTCTAATGTTTTACCAGAGGCTGACGCACTGTGGTTGCCCGGGGGTTATCCGGAATTACATGCTGAAAAGATGGCTCAGAACCAGCCGATGATCGAGCAAATACAAACTTTTCATCAATCCGGTAAAGCGATTTTGGCCGAGTGTGGTGGTTTCTTGTATTGTTTGGAAACACTGACCGATTTGGATGAACAGCAATACCCTATGCTGGGTATTCTTACCGGACATGGTGCTATGCGTGGCAAACGTGGGTGTCAGGGCATGCAAACGGCTCCGTTACCGGAAGGAGAAATTCGAGCCCATGCTCATCATAGATCGCGCAGTGCAGATACGGATGAACCGATTGCTCATGGCCGTCGTCAACGACACCCGGCACCGGGCGAAGCCATCTATCGAAGCAAGCATTTAACGGCGAGTTATCTCCATTTGTTTTTCCCATCGAACCCCGAGGCGGTGGCGAAACTCTTCAAGCCTGAATAATCTGTTGAGACAACCCCTTTGAGACGCTAATTCATGTGGCCAGAAAGCAGTGAACAAGCCAAACCGCTCCGCACGGGCCTGACCACAGGTTCATGTGCGACTGCGTGTAGTTTGGCGGCCGCTCGTTGCTTGTTTTCTACTGCGGATCGGGCAAACGAGTTGTTGGAGTCTGTTTCTATTACGTTACCCACCAAGCGTTCTCAGGCACCCAAAGAAGTCAGTTTGTCGGTATCGGTTGAGGTCTTGTCAGAGCATTCGGCAAAAGCCAGCACCATTAAAGATGCGGGTGATGACCCGGATGTCACTCACGGTGCGACCATCTTTGTGGAAGTGACGTTGACCCAAACACCGGGAATTCACTTTAAAGCCGCGAAAGGTGTAGGCACGGTGACCCGTGAAGGCTTGGCACTAGCGGTGGGCGAGCCGGCGATTAACCCTGTGCCGCGACAAATGATTACCAATCACCTTACAAAATTGGCTCAGTTCCATGATTACCAAGGCGGCTTTGAAGTCGCCGTTGGCGTGGAAAATGGTGAGGTCATTGCCCAGAAAACCATGAACCCGAAATTGGGGATTCTAGGTGGATTGTCGATCTTGGGAACAACGGGAATTGTCCGGCCTTTTTCCTGTTCCGCCTGGATCGCTTCGATTCATCAAGGCATTGATGTGGCGATTGCCAATGGCGTTGATCACATTGCGGCCACTACCGGCAACAGCAGTGAACAGGCTATTAAAGCCCAGTACGATTTGAGTGAAATGTCGCTGATAGAGATGGGCGATTTTGCCGGAGCGGTGCTTAAATACCTTAAACAACTGAATCAGACTCAAGCTGAAAAGCTGACGCAAGTTACCATTTGCGGGGGCTTTGGCAAGATCAGCAAACTCGCTAATGGCCACATGGATTTGAACTCCCGCGTGTCGTCCATCGACTTTCAACACATTGCTGACGTGGCGAAATCGGCGGGCGCCGATGG
Proteins encoded in this window:
- a CDS encoding CbtB domain-containing protein encodes the protein MTTQVSSAQHAKTHVKVSSLAQTAAAIIFGAVVVFAVGFLPMDAAHNAAHDTRHAMAFPCH
- a CDS encoding CbtA family protein, whose protein sequence is MLFRRIILNALLVGIVASFVFSLLQVYVVNPIIFASETYEVAEEPAPVADHHHGEEAGHAHSHDEEAWAPEDGIERTAYTMSANIFAGIGYAAILLAVMSQLSLQGLTRVNLLKGIAWGIGGFIVFFGAPAIGIPPEIPGIEAAPVEHRQAWWMLTAAAVAIGLLVLVYAPLKFKALGVVAISLPYLVSAPHPDGPAFSHPDPAAIVALTDLHQQFIVTTSVSNLLFWLVMGVMSAWVLNRWVLTPNVLKGLGQDETANA
- a CDS encoding AAA family ATPase, producing the protein MKPQTLKFPFTAVSGQASFKLALILAAINPALGGVLISGPRGSAKSTLARGLADVMPASANKPHEFVTLPLGASEEMLVGTLDLQKVLADQSVSFQPGLLAKADGGVLYVDEVNLLSDNLVDLLLDVSASGVNVVERDGVSHSHSAEFILLGTMNPDEGELRPQLLDRFGLSVELSNQYSVEERVEIVRLREAFDRNPEVFVQDYQKAQATLTESIQTARTLLNQVQCADELRILIAEKCVEAHVDGMRGDIVWYRAAVAHAAWHRRDQVTEEDILAVEELVLAHRRQNSSNSSNPPHFPNSNSQRPESSDTPSRTPFSRPQESKNQQTKEGSEGDWGSMSSTAQEQQTVEASWQLNPLNKKAEKRSAKQSSLGKPQTLSSGRQKGIGSKGVYASKTDDSKVHWFGSMVKNAGQIPLKELVFRKKRESQPVLHLVLLDTSASILQHQNFAKAKSLVSAIANQAYLAREQMTLMGFGNQKVETLLPKKRAPKSLITLLNTIPAAGGTPLREMLQQAKAFQQQQVTQIPNLLIKTYLITDGRTSQAFDDLDLLGQVTVVDTEDSQVKRGKALHIAQSLVAEYFKLTDLSLPEFTSPSSHTLKV
- the cobO gene encoding cob(I)yrinic acid a,c-diamide adenosyltransferase codes for the protein MSQENTQTTEQVSSTDQEKHQTRMASKKAVVDARIAKATEERGVLILMRGNGKGKSSSALGTMARSAGHGMKCAVIQFIKGRRETGEYKFFKDHPLVDWHVMGHGFTWETQDKTQDIEAAKKAWALAEELLQDESYDMLVFDELSYMFKYKYLEVEPAVKALQNRPKHQNVIITGRTMATGLQEIADTISTIQDDKHAFRLGVKAQAGIEF
- a CDS encoding cobyrinate a,c-diamide synthase, with translation MNIALVADQPETASCPALFLAAPASGQGKTTVSAALARMLKRQGKVVRVFKTGPDYLDPQILHQASGEPVEQLDMWMAGEAYCQTKLFEAARDADLILIEGAMGLFDGEPSSADLAARFGVPIALVMDVKGMAQTAAAVATGLVNFRDDVQFAGLIANNCGSERHRQLIEDALPENLPLLAHLARSEDVALPERHLGLVQASEVTDELEIRLNNGADWLEQAGLADLLARVPSVDFHMAEMSDVPELLKGQRIAIAKDEAFSFIYDANLRLLEEMGAELSFFSPIHSNVLPEADALWLPGGYPELHAEKMAQNQPMIEQIQTFHQSGKAILAECGGFLYCLETLTDLDEQQYPMLGILTGHGAMRGKRGCQGMQTAPLPEGEIRAHAHHRSRSADTDEPIAHGRRQRHPAPGEAIYRSKHLTASYLHLFFPSNPEAVAKLFKPE
- a CDS encoding cobalt-precorrin-5B (C(1))-methyltransferase, which codes for MWPESSEQAKPLRTGLTTGSCATACSLAAARCLFSTADRANELLESVSITLPTKRSQAPKEVSLSVSVEVLSEHSAKASTIKDAGDDPDVTHGATIFVEVTLTQTPGIHFKAAKGVGTVTREGLALAVGEPAINPVPRQMITNHLTKLAQFHDYQGGFEVAVGVENGEVIAQKTMNPKLGILGGLSILGTTGIVRPFSCSAWIASIHQGIDVAIANGVDHIAATTGNSSEQAIKAQYDLSEMSLIEMGDFAGAVLKYLKQLNQTQAEKLTQVTICGGFGKISKLANGHMDLNSRVSSIDFQHIADVAKSAGADGTLQQQILEANTTIQALNLCTAANVPLADAMCRLAYQKARSYVPEHIKLDVWAIDRKGKFVGAFLNDVGDENGEGDA